From Pelosinus fermentans DSM 17108, the proteins below share one genomic window:
- the rfbB gene encoding dTDP-glucose 4,6-dehydratase — protein MPTILVTGGAGFIGSNFIHIALKNMDVNIINLDKLTYAGNLDSLRDVENDPRYTFLHGDICDREMVERIFEEYQPDAVVHFAAESHVDRSIDGPAAFIETNVNGTFALLEAARKYFRSLEGDARNAFRFLHVSTDEVYGSLGETGYFTEETPYAPNSPYSASKASSDHLARSYYHTYGLPVLITNCSNNYGPHHFPEKLIPLMILNALEGKSLPVYGTGQNVRDWLYVEDHCRAIITVLTKGMPGEKYNIGGHNEKTNMSIVHTLCDILDDKSPSNDGKSYREKITFVKDRPGHDMRYAIDASKIQRELGWVPVETFETGIIKTVDWYLQNGDWCKRVTDGSYQRERLGNGK, from the coding sequence ATGCCTACAATACTAGTTACTGGTGGGGCTGGCTTTATTGGCAGTAACTTTATCCACATTGCATTAAAAAATATGGATGTAAATATTATTAACCTAGACAAGCTTACCTATGCGGGAAATTTAGATTCATTACGTGATGTAGAAAATGATCCAAGATACACATTTCTTCATGGGGATATTTGTGACAGGGAAATGGTTGAAAGGATCTTTGAAGAATATCAACCTGATGCAGTTGTACATTTTGCTGCAGAATCCCATGTGGATCGTTCTATCGATGGTCCCGCGGCTTTTATTGAGACGAATGTGAATGGAACGTTTGCACTCTTAGAGGCGGCAAGAAAGTATTTCCGTAGCTTAGAAGGTGATGCTAGAAACGCCTTTAGGTTTTTGCATGTTTCCACAGATGAGGTATACGGATCACTTGGTGAGACAGGGTACTTTACGGAGGAAACTCCCTATGCTCCGAATTCTCCTTATTCAGCCTCTAAGGCCTCTTCTGATCATTTGGCACGGTCTTATTACCATACCTACGGACTACCGGTATTGATTACTAACTGTTCGAATAATTATGGTCCTCACCATTTCCCAGAAAAGTTAATTCCTTTAATGATTTTAAATGCATTAGAAGGTAAGTCTTTGCCAGTGTATGGCACAGGGCAGAATGTACGAGATTGGCTCTATGTAGAAGATCACTGTCGAGCAATCATAACTGTGTTAACAAAAGGTATGCCTGGTGAAAAATACAATATTGGTGGACACAATGAAAAAACCAACATGAGTATTGTACATACTTTATGTGATATTTTGGATGACAAAAGTCCCAGTAATGATGGGAAGTCATATCGTGAGAAAATTACCTTTGTCAAAGATCGTCCGGGACATGATATGCGCTATGCAATTGATGCGTCTAAAATTCAGCGAGAGCTAGGATGGGTGCCAGTAGAAACTTTTGAAACTGGGATTATTAAGACTGTTGATTGGTATTTGCAAAATGGTGATTGGTGCAAGCGGGTAACGGATGGTAGTTATCAACGTGAACGCTTGGGGAATGGGAAGTAA
- the rfbA gene encoding glucose-1-phosphate thymidylyltransferase RfbA yields the protein MAVTKGIILAGGSGTRLYPITKSISKQLVPVYDKPMIYYPLTTLMLAGIRDILVITTPHEQESFRSLLGGGEQWGIHLSYAVQPSPDGLAQAFLIGEPFIGNDPCALVLGDNIFYGYGFSKKLQQAAQQDMGATVFAYWVRDPERYGVVEFDGDGHAISLEEKPEMPKSHYAVTGLYFYDKCVVDFAKSLSPSSRGELEITDLNKLYLEQDALRVETLGRGYAWLDTGTHDSLLQAANYIATIQERQGLMVACPEEIAYRMGYISRDDLLSLGDVMNKNGYGKYLLQLAGE from the coding sequence ATGGCAGTAACTAAAGGTATTATATTGGCGGGTGGGTCAGGAACACGTCTTTATCCTATAACTAAATCTATTAGTAAGCAATTAGTACCAGTATATGATAAACCTATGATTTACTATCCGCTGACTACTTTAATGCTGGCAGGGATTCGTGATATTTTGGTGATTACTACACCTCATGAGCAGGAAAGTTTCCGCAGTTTGCTAGGAGGTGGCGAACAGTGGGGAATTCATCTATCCTATGCGGTGCAGCCAAGTCCAGATGGGTTGGCTCAGGCTTTTCTAATTGGGGAACCGTTTATTGGTAATGATCCATGTGCCCTTGTATTAGGGGATAATATATTTTATGGCTATGGTTTTAGTAAAAAACTTCAGCAAGCTGCACAGCAGGATATGGGAGCTACGGTGTTTGCCTACTGGGTGAGAGATCCTGAACGTTATGGAGTAGTGGAGTTTGATGGAGATGGACATGCTATAAGTTTGGAAGAGAAACCTGAGATGCCAAAGTCCCATTATGCCGTAACAGGATTATATTTTTATGATAAATGTGTAGTGGACTTTGCTAAATCACTAAGTCCATCAAGTAGAGGAGAATTGGAAATTACTGATTTAAATAAATTATATCTGGAGCAAGATGCACTTAGAGTTGAAACCCTGGGGCGTGGATATGCGTGGCTGGATACTGGTACTCATGATTCTTTGCTGCAAGCAGCCAACTATATTGCGACGATACAGGAACGACAAGGATTAATGGTGGCATGTCCTGAGGAAATAGCCTATAGGATGGGTTATATATCGCGTGATGATTTGCTTAGTTTAGGAGATGTTATGAATAAAAATGGGTATGGGAAATATTTGTTGCAACTAGCTGGGGAGTGA
- the rfbC gene encoding dTDP-4-dehydrorhamnose 3,5-epimerase, translating into MKVIETNLPGVVIIEPKVFGDARGFFQETWQQKKYEEIGICESFVQDNLSFSTYGVLRGLHYQQPNTQGKLVSVLQGEVFDVAVDIRVGSKTYGQWTGAMLSGENHRQLWIPPGFAHGFCVMSETTYFIYKCTDAYTPQAEGGIIWNDPDIGIEWPLKDILLSEKDQVYPRLKDISVERLPLIK; encoded by the coding sequence GTGAAAGTTATTGAGACAAATTTACCAGGTGTAGTTATTATAGAGCCTAAAGTATTTGGTGATGCCCGTGGATTTTTTCAGGAAACTTGGCAACAGAAAAAATATGAAGAGATTGGGATTTGTGAGAGTTTTGTTCAGGATAATCTATCTTTTTCAACGTACGGAGTTCTTAGAGGACTTCACTATCAGCAACCGAATACTCAGGGAAAGCTAGTGTCAGTTCTACAGGGAGAGGTATTTGATGTGGCTGTAGATATACGTGTAGGTTCTAAGACTTATGGACAGTGGACAGGTGCAATGCTTTCTGGAGAAAATCATCGTCAATTGTGGATTCCACCTGGATTTGCCCATGGATTTTGCGTAATGAGTGAAACCACGTATTTTATTTATAAATGCACAGATGCATATACACCACAAGCTGAGGGCGGGATTATTTGGAACGATCCAGACATTGGTATAGAGTGGCCATTGAAAGATATCCTCTTATCAGAAAAAGATCAAGTATATCCTAGACTTAAAGATATTTCTGTTGAACGTTTGCCATTGATCAAGTAA
- the rfbD gene encoding dTDP-4-dehydrorhamnose reductase — protein sequence MKILVTGANGQLGREIAIQGRGHELILTDSDTLDITNGEDVKSYFLAIKPQVVIHCAAYTNVDGAETDFDGAFRVNVVGTQNIAAGCLEVGARMVYVSTDYVFDGKNQEAYREFDQVNPQSVYGRTKWQGEEMVRQILSRHFIVRTAWLYGDGNNFVRTMLKLAETNDTLRVVHDQLGTPTSTVDLARVIFLLLSSNAYGTYHATCQGQCSWYEFSCEIFRQTGKKITVVPVTTSEFPRPAKRPIRSVLDNHMLRMTVGDPMREWQDALKEYL from the coding sequence GTGAAAATACTTGTTACAGGAGCTAATGGACAATTAGGAAGAGAAATTGCTATACAAGGGCGTGGACATGAACTGATATTAACTGATTCTGATACTCTTGATATTACAAATGGAGAGGATGTTAAGTCATATTTTTTAGCTATAAAGCCTCAGGTGGTCATTCATTGTGCAGCTTATACCAATGTAGATGGAGCCGAAACTGATTTTGACGGCGCATTTCGTGTCAATGTCGTAGGAACACAAAATATTGCAGCCGGATGTCTAGAAGTAGGAGCACGTATGGTGTATGTAAGCACTGATTATGTATTTGATGGGAAGAATCAGGAAGCATATCGTGAATTTGATCAGGTCAATCCGCAAAGCGTCTATGGTCGTACAAAGTGGCAAGGAGAAGAGATGGTGCGGCAGATTCTCAGTCGTCATTTTATTGTGCGTACAGCTTGGTTATATGGTGATGGCAATAATTTTGTGCGAACAATGCTAAAGTTGGCGGAAACGAATGATACATTACGTGTCGTACATGATCAGCTGGGAACGCCAACGTCGACAGTTGATCTTGCGCGGGTTATCTTTCTCCTCCTATCAAGTAATGCGTATGGTACGTATCATGCTACTTGCCAAGGACAGTGTTCTTGGTACGAATTTTCCTGTGAAATTTTTCGACAAACTGGCAAAAAGATTACAGTTGTGCCTGTAACTACTTCTGAATTTCCTCGCCCGGCGAAACGCCCTATCCGTTCTGTTTTGGATAATCATATGTTGCGTATGACAGTGGGAGATCCAATGAGAGAATGGCAGGATGCGTTGAAAGAATATCTTTGA
- a CDS encoding mannose-1-phosphate guanylyltransferase/mannose-6-phosphate isomerase, which translates to MKIIILAGGGGTRLFPLSRTCFPKQFMKLGAERSLLAQTITRFMSVAKVADMVIVTNQEYIHHVKAELAACGAMDAHIILEPVGRNTAPAIALAVRYCIDELSAGEDEVMFVTPSDHIIRQNDLFIKSVRQAEEMAQEENIVTFGIKPDKPEIGYGYIEAGKAYGYGFSVKSFKEKPNQEVAEEYVAAGRYYWNSGMFAVTMGQIMREFSLHQPEIYQLASTNYADALAEFENMPNISIDYAVAEKSDKVVTIPLLAYWNDIGSWDAIYDVLDKDQDGNAVKGDCIPIDCTNTLMLGRSRLIAGIGLEDLLVVETDDVIVVAKKGESQKVKDLVNELKDRGRREADEHTTMYRPWGSYTVLGEGPGYKMKKIMVNPGQRLSLQMHYHRSEHWIVTGGTAEVTLGDDVKLVHENESIFIPLSTKHRLENPGRIPLEIIEVQNGKYLEEDDIIRFDDEYGRV; encoded by the coding sequence TTGAAAATTATCATTTTAGCAGGTGGTGGAGGTACACGTTTATTCCCGCTATCCCGCACCTGCTTTCCAAAACAATTTATGAAGCTAGGTGCTGAGCGATCTTTGCTGGCACAGACGATTACTCGTTTTATGTCTGTAGCCAAGGTAGCGGATATGGTGATTGTCACCAATCAGGAATATATTCATCATGTTAAGGCAGAGTTAGCTGCTTGTGGGGCGATGGACGCTCATATTATATTAGAACCTGTAGGCCGTAATACGGCCCCAGCCATTGCATTGGCGGTCAGGTACTGCATTGATGAATTGAGTGCTGGGGAAGATGAAGTGATGTTTGTGACACCTTCAGATCATATCATTCGTCAAAATGATCTTTTTATCAAGTCTGTAAGGCAGGCTGAAGAAATGGCCCAGGAGGAGAATATTGTCACCTTTGGCATAAAGCCTGATAAACCTGAGATTGGGTATGGGTATATTGAAGCTGGTAAGGCGTATGGATATGGTTTTTCTGTGAAATCCTTTAAAGAAAAACCGAATCAGGAAGTCGCCGAGGAATATGTAGCAGCAGGACGATATTATTGGAATTCTGGCATGTTTGCTGTTACCATGGGGCAGATCATGAGAGAGTTTTCTCTTCACCAGCCTGAGATTTATCAATTAGCATCTACTAACTATGCTGATGCATTAGCTGAGTTTGAAAACATGCCTAATATTTCAATTGACTATGCGGTGGCAGAAAAATCAGATAAAGTAGTAACTATTCCCTTATTGGCCTATTGGAATGACATTGGATCATGGGATGCGATTTATGATGTGTTAGACAAGGATCAAGATGGAAATGCTGTCAAAGGTGATTGCATTCCCATTGATTGTACGAATACACTCATGTTAGGACGCAGTCGTTTGATAGCTGGCATTGGTCTTGAGGATTTGCTGGTAGTGGAAACAGATGATGTCATTGTAGTAGCTAAGAAAGGTGAGTCCCAGAAGGTTAAGGATTTAGTTAATGAATTAAAAGATCGAGGACGACGTGAGGCGGATGAACATACGACGATGTATCGTCCTTGGGGAAGCTATACAGTCCTTGGTGAAGGACCTGGGTATAAGATGAAGAAGATCATGGTGAATCCTGGGCAGCGCCTCAGCTTACAAATGCATTATCATCGCAGTGAGCATTGGATTGTGACTGGTGGTACGGCGGAAGTGACCCTTGGTGATGACGTAAAGCTGGTTCATGAAAATGAAAGTATCTTTATTCCTCTATCTACAAAGCATCGTTTAGAAAATCCAGGGCGGATACCATTGGAGATTATCGAGGTGCAGAATGGTAAGTATTTAGAGGAAGACGATATTATACGTTTTGATGATGAATACGGAAGAGTGTGA
- a CDS encoding transporter substrate-binding domain-containing protein yields MEKRFSTYLLSGILAGALLLAGCSSQKSADQASGAAANDTKQVRQVLVGAGSTFEPYAYIDKNNQPAGYDVAVLKEIDARLPQYEFKFQSIELKNLLLSLDAKKINIATQQFEKNPDREAKYLFTNEGFANYDKRIVVAKGRTDIKTIDDLVGKRVGCSQGSNTAALLEKYNQGHDKKINIVYTTGGASVVYDDLVNGRLDAGVMTKKTFNRNNEAFGGGLGIIEDGLFSQSQAYFILSKNEVQLRDDIDKVLKEMKADGTLSKLSYEYTNTDYNVE; encoded by the coding sequence ATGGAAAAACGTTTTTCTACTTATCTTTTATCTGGTATATTAGCAGGGGCTTTGCTGCTTGCAGGTTGCTCCAGCCAAAAAAGTGCGGATCAGGCTTCCGGAGCAGCGGCAAATGATACAAAGCAGGTTAGGCAGGTGCTCGTTGGAGCTGGATCTACATTTGAACCTTATGCATATATTGACAAGAATAACCAGCCCGCAGGCTATGATGTAGCAGTTTTAAAGGAAATCGATGCAAGGCTTCCACAATATGAGTTTAAATTTCAATCCATCGAGTTGAAGAATCTCTTATTGAGTTTGGATGCAAAGAAAATCAATATTGCGACACAGCAGTTTGAAAAAAATCCGGACAGAGAGGCAAAATATCTGTTTACGAATGAAGGTTTTGCAAATTATGATAAGAGAATTGTTGTAGCAAAAGGACGCACTGATATTAAAACGATTGATGATTTAGTCGGTAAACGAGTAGGCTGCTCACAGGGAAGCAATACAGCAGCTCTCCTGGAAAAATACAATCAGGGGCATGATAAAAAGATTAATATTGTATATACAACCGGTGGAGCCAGCGTGGTATATGATGATCTTGTCAACGGCCGATTGGATGCAGGGGTTATGACTAAGAAGACATTTAACCGTAACAATGAAGCTTTTGGCGGTGGATTGGGAATTATCGAGGACGGTTTATTCAGCCAATCACAGGCATACTTTATTCTCAGCAAAAATGAGGTTCAGTTGAGGGATGATATTGATAAAGTTTTGAAAGAAATGAAAGCAGACGGAACTCTATCCAAGTTGTCTTATGAGTATACAAATACGGATTATAATGTGGAATAA
- a CDS encoding amino acid ABC transporter permease, with translation MGSLFDIKLVFEYFPAIISRFHITLLIVVFSITVGMLLGLLIAAIRIYKIPVLSHIAVVYVSFIRGTPVIIQLFIVYYGLPLLLDEIGININHWDKLYFVLAAYGFNNAAFISEIIRSAIVSVPQGQREAAYSIGLSRWQALRRVILPQAFLIAFPVFGTRVVNTFESTSLAFTLGILDMIGQAEAIGNRTYHELEGYAVVAVVFIVVSLLLEKMFLRTEKRLILNRR, from the coding sequence GTGGGAAGCCTATTTGATATAAAGCTGGTTTTTGAATATTTCCCTGCCATTATATCCCGCTTTCACATTACATTGCTGATCGTAGTATTTTCTATTACTGTAGGCATGCTATTGGGATTGCTGATCGCAGCCATCCGCATTTACAAGATACCTGTACTCAGCCATATTGCCGTAGTCTATGTATCTTTTATTCGTGGAACGCCGGTTATCATCCAATTATTTATTGTCTATTATGGGCTGCCGCTTTTGCTGGATGAAATTGGAATTAACATTAACCATTGGGATAAATTGTACTTTGTTTTAGCCGCTTACGGATTCAATAATGCGGCGTTTATATCAGAGATTATTCGTTCGGCTATTGTAAGTGTACCCCAGGGACAGCGCGAGGCGGCTTATTCTATTGGATTAAGCAGATGGCAGGCACTTCGCCGGGTTATATTACCACAGGCATTTTTGATTGCCTTTCCTGTTTTTGGAACCCGTGTTGTGAATACGTTTGAATCTACATCCCTTGCCTTTACTCTTGGTATTTTAGATATGATCGGTCAGGCCGAGGCCATTGGAAATCGTACTTATCATGAATTGGAAGGCTATGCTGTGGTTGCAGTTGTCTTTATCGTAGTAAGTCTGCTATTGGAAAAAATGTTTTTGCGTACTGAAAAAAGGTTGATTTTGAATAGGAGGTGA
- a CDS encoding amino acid ABC transporter permease, with protein sequence MIFDFQYVAASLKVAVKYIPTTLVLSVLPLLIGIVVGTLIAVCRRFRVRIVAKLADILIPVIKGIPLVLHLFIMNFLILKPLDFLAKWYGWADALRFMDKTYIGIVAISIYAVVVISETMRSALLSVDDGQYEAGYSVGLTRWQTLRRVVLPQAFPFAVPVLCNNFIGLIKGSSIVYLITVVDVMNGALTSAQINYRFLEAYIAAAIIYWVMCLAVERVSVMLEKHLKKYQYRVQENNLRREVL encoded by the coding sequence ATGATTTTTGATTTTCAATATGTTGCTGCATCCCTCAAAGTTGCTGTGAAATACATTCCTACGACACTGGTGCTGTCGGTACTTCCCCTTTTAATCGGGATCGTTGTTGGCACATTGATTGCTGTATGCAGGAGATTTCGTGTAAGAATCGTAGCAAAACTGGCAGATATTCTGATTCCAGTAATCAAGGGAATTCCGTTGGTGCTGCATCTGTTCATTATGAATTTTCTAATACTCAAACCTCTTGATTTTTTGGCCAAATGGTACGGATGGGCAGATGCTTTGCGGTTTATGGATAAAACATATATCGGTATTGTTGCCATTTCCATCTATGCAGTGGTTGTTATATCGGAAACAATGCGCAGTGCTTTACTGTCAGTGGATGATGGGCAGTATGAAGCTGGTTATTCTGTTGGACTTACCAGATGGCAGACGCTGCGACGGGTGGTTCTGCCCCAGGCGTTTCCCTTTGCAGTTCCTGTTTTGTGCAATAACTTTATCGGACTCATTAAAGGATCTTCGATTGTATATCTAATCACGGTTGTGGACGTGATGAATGGGGCTTTAACCTCTGCCCAGATCAATTATCGTTTCTTGGAAGCGTATATCGCTGCAGCGATTATTTATTGGGTGATGTGTCTGGCAGTGGAAAGGGTTTCCGTTATGTTGGAGAAACATTTGAAAAAATATCAGTATAGGGTGCAGGAAAATAATTTAAGAAGAGAGGTGTTATAG
- a CDS encoding amino acid ABC transporter ATP-binding protein has translation MIQLKGVRKSFGKNEVLKGVDLSVKKGEVVVVLGPSGSGKTTLLRCINFLEAADDGELTIGDTKISFKHATSKEILNVRRQTAMVFQNYNLFSNMTALENVMEGLVTARNVPVAQAKEIAKKALDKVGLTDKYDSFPLQLSGGQQQRVGIARAVALNPEVILFDEPTSALDPELVGEVLAVMQKVAQDGITMVVVTHEMSFANDIANHIVFMDEGVIVEEGSPKEIFANPKEERTKQFLERILPRWSFSI, from the coding sequence TTGATTCAGTTAAAGGGTGTTCGCAAGTCCTTTGGGAAAAATGAAGTGCTTAAGGGTGTTGACTTGAGTGTAAAGAAGGGGGAAGTTGTTGTCGTCTTAGGTCCAAGCGGCTCAGGGAAAACCACATTACTACGCTGCATTAATTTTTTGGAGGCGGCAGATGACGGTGAATTAACGATCGGTGATACGAAAATAAGCTTTAAGCATGCCACCAGTAAGGAAATTCTAAATGTCCGCAGACAAACAGCCATGGTTTTTCAAAATTACAACCTTTTTAGCAATATGACTGCCTTGGAAAATGTGATGGAAGGACTTGTTACAGCCAGAAACGTTCCGGTTGCCCAGGCAAAGGAAATTGCAAAAAAAGCACTTGATAAGGTTGGGCTTACCGATAAATATGACTCTTTTCCATTGCAACTTTCCGGTGGACAGCAGCAGCGCGTGGGCATTGCCCGTGCGGTTGCGCTGAATCCGGAAGTGATTTTGTTTGATGAGCCTACTTCTGCATTGGATCCGGAACTGGTTGGCGAGGTGCTTGCCGTTATGCAGAAGGTTGCACAAGATGGAATTACGATGGTGGTGGTGACCCATGAAATGTCTTTTGCAAACGATATTGCCAATCACATTGTGTTTATGGATGAAGGAGTAATTGTCGAAGAAGGAAGCCCGAAGGAGATTTTTGCTAATCCAAAAGAGGAGCGCACAAAACAATTCTTGGAAAGAATTCTGCCCAGATGGAGCTTCTCAATTTAA
- a CDS encoding 1-aminocyclopropane-1-carboxylate deaminase/D-cysteine desulfhydrase, with translation MMENVNQLRKNLHELAKVQLGFYPTPCHRLDRLSKRLGVEIYLKREDVSGFTPFGGNKIRKLEYLLGDALEQGCDHVITFGATQSNHAMQTVAACRKYGLTPILFLRKVITPDSQLRANLLLDTIMGAELHIADSREEAEAAAKVREQNLEEAGHKCYVIPGGGASAVGSIGFIDAFLELSEQLLQNNIQPDYLFHATGSGGTLSGLLAGKKILGASTKIVSVAVGEKDVEYPAKILQLSSDTLERIRFDFSLTEDDLAIEHDFYLPGYEIPNEESSVAIRLLAETEGILLDPVYTGKAFSGLLHGIQSGKIPKGSTVVFLHTGGSLALFAEKEIVGDWLT, from the coding sequence ATGATGGAAAATGTTAATCAGCTCAGAAAAAATCTGCATGAACTGGCAAAAGTACAATTGGGGTTTTATCCGACTCCTTGTCATCGTTTGGATAGACTTTCTAAGCGGTTGGGAGTTGAAATCTATCTCAAAAGGGAAGATGTATCGGGGTTTACCCCTTTTGGCGGCAATAAAATTAGAAAGCTTGAATATCTGCTGGGAGATGCATTGGAACAGGGATGTGATCATGTGATTACTTTTGGGGCAACCCAGTCCAATCATGCAATGCAAACCGTTGCAGCCTGCAGGAAATACGGTTTAACTCCCATCTTATTTTTGCGTAAAGTAATTACTCCAGATAGCCAATTGCGAGCTAATTTACTGCTAGACACTATAATGGGAGCTGAACTTCATATTGCAGACAGTCGTGAGGAAGCAGAGGCGGCAGCAAAGGTAAGGGAGCAGAATTTAGAAGAAGCAGGACATAAATGTTATGTGATTCCAGGCGGTGGGGCAAGCGCTGTTGGTTCGATTGGATTTATTGATGCGTTTCTGGAGCTTTCCGAACAGCTGCTGCAAAATAACATCCAGCCCGACTATCTGTTTCACGCTACCGGGTCGGGAGGCACGCTTTCTGGACTACTTGCAGGGAAAAAGATACTGGGTGCTTCTACGAAGATTGTTTCCGTTGCGGTTGGAGAGAAAGATGTAGAGTATCCGGCTAAGATATTACAGCTTTCCAGTGACACATTGGAAAGAATCCGTTTTGATTTTTCTTTAACGGAAGATGATCTTGCTATAGAACATGACTTTTATTTGCCAGGATATGAAATTCCGAATGAAGAATCTTCGGTGGCTATCCGATTATTGGCGGAGACAGAAGGTATTTTATTAGATCCGGTTTATACGGGAAAAGCGTTTTCCGGATTATTGCATGGTATCCAAAGTGGAAAAATACCAAAAGGCAGTACGGTTGTATTTTTGCATACAGGAGGTTCCTTAGCCTTGTTTGCCGAAAAGGAGATCGTGGGCGATTGGCTGACCTGA
- a CDS encoding ATP-binding protein → MIRTAINDLIKWKNSSHRKPLIIKGARQVGKTWLMREFGRTHYEKCAYINFDNNERMESLFKGDIDIKRIITALQIETGITIEAKNTLIIFDEVQEVPRALTSLKYFCENAPDYHIIAAGSLLGVALHPGTSFPVGKVDFMTLYPLDFLEFMTATGNDNLVELLKSNDFEMVTSFKGKYIDLLKQYYYIGGMPEVVSRFIANNDFTTAREIQNKILMAYEQDFSKHAPNETVPRIRMLWTSIPSQLAKENRKFIYGLIRQGARAREYELAMTWLIDCGLIYKVSRVSKPDMPLMAYQDFNAFKLFVLDVGLLSAMSGLSLKSILENNQIFEEFKGALTEQYVLQQLITNSEIKPYYWSAKRSTGEIDFIFQHGNDVVPLEVKAAENLQAKSLKNYCLKYNPKNAIRTSMSDYRKEDWLANVPLYAMNVLISILNSELSPSTSQLT, encoded by the coding sequence ATGATCAGAACCGCAATCAATGATTTAATAAAATGGAAAAACAGTTCCCATCGAAAACCGCTTATTATAAAGGGAGCAAGGCAGGTCGGCAAGACTTGGCTGATGCGCGAATTTGGCAGAACACACTACGAGAAATGTGCATATATCAACTTTGATAATAACGAAAGAATGGAAAGCCTGTTTAAAGGTGACATAGATATAAAAAGAATCATAACCGCCCTGCAAATCGAAACAGGCATCACGATTGAAGCTAAAAATACACTGATCATATTTGATGAGGTTCAAGAAGTTCCGCGAGCATTAACCTCGCTTAAATATTTTTGTGAAAATGCACCTGATTACCATATCATTGCTGCTGGAAGCTTGCTTGGAGTTGCGCTGCACCCAGGAACATCCTTTCCAGTAGGCAAAGTAGATTTCATGACGTTATATCCGCTTGATTTTTTAGAATTCATGACAGCAACAGGTAATGATAACCTTGTGGAACTTTTGAAATCCAATGATTTTGAGATGGTAACCAGCTTCAAGGGAAAATATATTGACCTGCTAAAGCAGTACTATTATATTGGTGGAATGCCTGAGGTAGTATCCCGCTTTATTGCAAATAACGATTTTACCACTGCCCGCGAGATCCAGAATAAAATACTAATGGCCTATGAACAAGATTTCTCAAAACATGCACCTAACGAAACTGTACCGCGTATTAGAATGCTGTGGACTTCGATTCCCTCACAACTGGCAAAAGAAAACCGCAAATTTATCTATGGGCTCATCAGACAAGGAGCAAGGGCAAGAGAATATGAGCTTGCTATGACGTGGCTGATTGATTGCGGGCTAATCTATAAGGTTAGCCGCGTGTCAAAACCTGATATGCCACTAATGGCCTATCAAGATTTTAATGCATTTAAGCTGTTTGTACTTGATGTTGGCTTGCTTTCTGCTATGAGCGGCCTAAGCCTAAAATCAATACTGGAAAACAACCAAATATTTGAAGAATTTAAAGGCGCATTAACGGAACAGTATGTTTTACAGCAATTAATAACAAATAGTGAGATAAAACCATATTATTGGTCAGCAAAACGATCTACAGGTGAAATTGATTTTATATTCCAACATGGCAATGATGTTGTCCCTCTTGAGGTAAAAGCAGCAGAAAACCTGCAAGCCAAAAGTCTCAAAAACTATTGCTTAAAATATAATCCTAAAAACGCAATTCGAACATCAATGTCTGATTATAGAAAAGAAGATTGGCTTGCAAATGTACCATTGTATGCAATGAATGTATTAATTTCAATTTTAAACTCGGAACTGTCCCCATCGACAAGCCAATTGACATGA